Within the Populus trichocarpa isolate Nisqually-1 chromosome 14, P.trichocarpa_v4.1, whole genome shotgun sequence genome, the region acttaGTTTCTATTAAAGTATTTTCAACATGTTATAGTTTTTATCGGTCATTTTATACCTTAAAAACAcgataataaaatttaataaaatattatttagttaatttatatgtctataaacataaaataataattaactataaagcATTATTTTTGCAACATAAATACAATATCCAACAACACAACATAATAATATTGGTCATAATCCTGATGGATGTAGCCTAACTGATCAAGTTCTGGATTTGCTTCTCAAAGGTTATCGGTTTGAGTTCCACAAACCTCAAAGctactggaggtttacatggtcgttaacttcagaacccgtagaattagtcgaggtgcatacAAATTGACCCGGACTttcacgttaatctaaaaataaaatattggtcATGTATATGATGGCATCATGCACCACACATGATGattctaaattatataattttttatttaaaattaatttttattatgtttttttatcgttttaatatgaaatgtgaaaaaatattttttaaaaataaaataaatattattttaatatatttttaaataaaaaacactttaaatttattcaaatcatTTAAAAGTTATACCGAGACTTTACGTAACTTTATTGAGAAAGCTAGAAAGAACAAAAgccacaaaaaaaagagaggtgaGGAATGATTTAACGCGTGTAAGCGACATATGCGAGCTTGCTGTCTGTAAGATGCTCTGACTCCTTGTCAGATTGCATCAACCACGCATACAGAACCGTGTCTCAATTCAAGTAGATTCTCAAGTGCGGTCCTCGTGTCATGTCGTTTGTCTTCAAAGCAGGCTAAAGCCAAATTAACGGGCAAATAAGCGATTTCATGAACATGCGTGGAAAGACGACTaaatatttcatcttttaactatatatatatatatatatatatatatatatatatatatatatatatatatatatatatatatatataagttatatTGACAGTTGAAAGGTACGAAAACATGAGACGTGATCTGTAAGTAAAGAATATAATTTGGATTATTTGCCCTTTTTAGTGTATTCGAAGATTATGAACTACAAAGTGAAACTATGACTAATTGAGAAGAAATTTGGATTCAAGATTAggtgaaaaaaatgattttcacaCCTtatagcatttttattttttgattaacatgggtgtccgggccagtttgctcgtacctcgactaatcccacgggtcctgaagttaacgattctGTAAGCCTTTGGTGGCCCTGAGATTTAtaagactcgaactggtaatcTCTAGGGAACAAACTCAAAATCTAACCAGTTGAGTTACATCCCCTCAGTGTTACATCTTATAGTATTTACAACTAGCAATTCCTATGTTTTCAccaataaaaacacatttttatcaatttaattgatGCTCAcggattaaaaaacaattttatcaatttaatttagaatgtgtttattatatataataaagctAAAAACAAAGATTAATGAAGGCGTGGAAGCAAGTCATCTAGGAATTATTGTATATGTGAAATTGGACTGCCGATTATATTGAAATCAATATAATAACATAGCACGTAGATTATTTTCTTCCTCCCTAGGCTGTTTACTCTGCCAGGTTCTGTTTTCtaatctctctctgttttttttttttttttttggtcctttgATTGAATAACCATTACATAGATCGATAGACATAGAAGAATCAACTGAGGAAGTAGAATCCTCGTTACTTGAGGAAGGAATTAGAGGGAGAAAGAAATATTGCACAGTGTCGGTATATCATTATATCATTGTAGAAAATACTGAAGACGTGGTGCTTCTACTATGGTAACATGCACTGTAACAGCAGATACAGAGCACTgtgaaataaacaatttttttctttttaatttttttatatgtatttagtgttttaaaaagattgttctaatttatctataaattatttattttatgttttatataaataaactttattttcatgatgtgattataaaaataaaaaatatttttttcttggtaaaaATAAcctttgagataaaaaaacaaaaaaaatatatattaaaagaaaacattgaggTTAaggcccgtttgtttgctggaaaatagttttcttctggaaagtgaattccgggaaagtgaattattttccgatgtttggtagtgtaatgaaaaataagttggaaaatactttccaatgtctggttatgttatgaaaaataagctgaaaaataacttattaatgttttatttgttttcaagtttattaaaataataagaaacaaatcttataaattaaaaagttgaatgagaatgaaattgaaaaaaaaatataatttcataaattatctcaaataaaataaataataatcaaaataatagagatcaaatctaacagataaaaaaattgaaagatgaagaaattaaaataataataattaccatttcataaattattccaaataaaataagtaacaattaaaagaatgaagaccaaatttgatagataaaaaatttcaattaaaaaatgataagggaaaagcaaataacaattataaaaataaggaccaaagttaatataaaaattaaatttaagggatgaaattgaaaaaaaaatattcaaaacaaaatatatatagcaatcaaaagtttgataaccaaatttgatataatcagtaaataatatgatatttttaattttttcacaacttccaaaaagtgttttttgctcaaaataaaaggaaaacactttcctgaaaaccaagcaaaaattttttttgattgaaaagtgtttttcattgatcaaaaattatttttcgttgaccaacttttctaataacaaataaatacaaataaaatttctaaaactatttttcaaaaaacaaaaacaacttcaaaatTTTGTATACTCATCTATCTTTTATTCTATTTTCGAGAGAGTCGGGGGCGGAAACcaatgaaaagagagagaataagtgaaggggagagagaagaaaaatggacTGTCCGAACCACAATGAAGCTCTTTCGTCAACATGTGCTATATGACAAGGTAGGTGTCTTTGACATGATTCTAGTGGTCCTAGTTAAGATCACTTTCGGATCTCGGAGGAAGCCACACATACCACTATTATGTGGTGGTCTAATGCTGGTGCGTATATTATACGCGCCAACCATTTTTCCTTACTAGTTCTTTGTCTGAGctaggaaaaaaattgtttaaattctAAATTGTCTCTgaatttcaaattgttttgaatcaatcagatttgatttgatgttgCCCAATTAAACGGTACATCTATTATGTGGAAGAAGTCCTGAAATGGTGAAGACGTCTGGTTTGTTGCCCAAGGGATATATAGGTGCTGGCAAAGAACCAAGTCTCTGGTTGAATACGAATAAAAGTCTATATAGCTGCTGCTATTCCTTGTAGCTTTGTTTTTAAATGACGAGGTGATCCAATTTCTTTGACTGGATTTAGAACATGTTGTTCTGGCAAGATTCATCAAGTGgcggttatatatatatatatatatatatatatataacgtttCAAGCTACCGGTCCTCGAGAGGTTGATGAGAAACATCATTAGCTTCTAGAGCATATGAAGTATTTGTAACAATGGACCGTCTTCGCTGCTATTAGCTTCTTTATTAATACCAATAATTAAGTACTATACCTCAGTTACGAGAAGCGAAAACACGGGGAGTTCCATGGTATCTTTTCAGATACTGTAATTACTTCTGTTTTGCTGTTCTTGGGCCTTGGGCCGGCCCACTAAAGAAAAGTCTGCACGTGATCCACGCGTTGGATAAGTCCATCAAGCCCGCATCACATGACTACGAGAGTCCACTTCACCAGTCTAAATAAACTTCCTAGCAACTGCTTAACAGGGATCATAAAATTTTGAAGGTGACCTCTCCAACTGCTTAACATGAACGATCCGTGAAAACCTTTCTGTCACTCCTTTATGCacatgaaagtttttttatgtaCTAGTTTAGTTTAGACCAGCTTGTTTATCCGTCCAGTGCTGTATTGGGTtcagataaaacaaaataatttttaagaaaagaaatgccAATATTTTCAAGGtgtttttaaacttgatttttttttaaattgtgaacAGAACAATTGACTTGTGTGTTTAATTACATTTCCTTGCagctattttattattttatacaagGGAGAGGCTGGGAAAAACATTTCCTTGTCAGGGTTGGGGTCCCTGCCAGCCCCCCTACCTCCGCCACTAACCATCtatcttctaatttcatctttcacagttaaatagaaatGAGTCTTATAGAAGTAGGTaacaaaaggattaaattgaggaaaattagtttaaaggactaaatcaaaagaagaagaagaagaaaaagagctGATTCATTGTTTAAATCCCAGTTCTTTTACTACGGTGGTTAATGTGGATGATTACAGggcatttttttattctcaagaTAAATATTTCATTGATAAATTAGTAATACAAAGTAAGTTTTATAGCTTCAAATGAcatccaaaacaataaaagaaggattacactttaaaaaaaaaaacgagaaaatACTGCAGCAAAACAATTACATAGTATAAAAAAAGGCCACTCATTAATCTAGCTACTTCGTAgtcattgttttttgttaagtAATGTTGtccattaaattacttttaatttatcGAGATCCGTGGCATGGACCTCAACTAAAAACTTCATAAgagtaagaataaaattaaaaaaccataaactctaaaaaatatcccagaagaataaaataaacaagttaaactagatataataaaataaaaaactttaaatttaaaagtataaagctcaatttaatattattgaaagaaaacattgaaaaaaaaaaaaaactaccgtCGATGACGGTAATTAAGAAAAACCTCAAGGACTGTCGAAAGAAGCAAGATTTTGTAAATGCTTTTTAGTTCGTAAtcatttaagaattatttttttattttttttaaaggaaatactgatttgttttttttttctaaagtgaCAAGGCACTTTTCATTGTTGAAATtgtactttaattatattaattaatttactaaaaaatatgttttttaccaTGCAATAAATGAATTTGCCTTGTCAGTCCATAGTCATTTACTtgtcactaaaaaaaaatcattttatcacTGAAAAACCGATGATAAACAAGTAAAAATTTATCACAAATACGCTATAAGAGAAACAACACATTTGTGCCTTGAGTTTCCTCTAAAGTATATTTTTTGCAATATCATCTATAGGCTGATATAGATAGTGTTTGGCAATGCTTCTGCGGCTGCGGTTAATGAAAAAGCAATATTACACCTGTTTGGTTAACTACAAACCGCAGGTTAATTTGACGTGGGTCCCATTAGAAACTGcgtttcaaatacaaaaattgaaaagcaattatcttttgcttttcatGCGTTTCTGCTCTCTCTCATCACCGACAATTTCCAATTGCTTCCCAACTGTTCTCTCTCAGACCCTCATCAATTTGCAATAAACTCTTCCcaacggtaaaaaaaaaacccaaaaaattcaCTGGAAAGCAGTGTTGTGTTGATCTATCAGTTTCCTTCATGCGGTTTTCTCCCTCACCACCAAAATTGCCCTAACCACCAACGCCAGACAAGCTTTTCTTCCCCTCTGTCCATTCAAACACAACCCGTCACCGATCCGTCCCTCCATTGTTACAATTgcagaaaaaaaccaagagatTGGTCCCGGGAAAGGTCCACGAGCGAGATACCAGGTATTGTCCGTTCCCtttgtcaatttcttttatgtttctcaaaatctaatttctgtaatgggttttttattttgcagaACACAGCTGCAACACCGCTGGGGTTTGCAGCACAAAAACGCAGAGACTGAGGTAAGTTCCTCCCTTATCTCCATcttctttttcagttttttagatgaaaaatttcATTGTTGCTGCATGCTCGATTACAAATTTTTGATTTGTAAATCTTTATAAAAGGGACACTAATGGCTTTCTGAAAAACCCAGCCCTAAACCGCCGTGAACCTTCTCCAAAAACCCCCTCTATCTTCCCCTCTTCTAATTATTGCATTGATTTAAAcaattctttgaatttatttttttcaatctggaGAGGCAAATGACgaatctttttaattgttgaatGCTCAGACTCTTGGGTTCTTATGATTTATAtgcttgaaaaaaaactgatctgaTGCTCTCTATCTTTCTGCTTTTATGTCTTCAAGTCTCagctttcattgtttttttttaattactgtgCTGCCAGCCAATGATGCAAACCCTGATTTTCACTTAAAGCAGGGCTATCGATCTGCCTAAACTGTTGTTAATACATGAACTAGGACGGTCTGAGGCTTGaatggttttagtttttttttgtttttcaagattttgttttctatcttCTTGTTCGAAGGCTAAAAACTTGCTTTGGACTCTGTTTTGTGCATgatgagaaacataaaaaataacagttaTCCCTGGCTAATTCATCTGTGCTGATTCCTtaaccaggaaaaaaattaattttatgtgtgtttgcTTGATTCCTTTACGGTAGCTAGCAGATTAGTTGTTCTACTCCTCTCTTTTTCGCAAAAATTCCCATGTTATACTGAACTTTATATTTACAGTAACTTTTTAAGCTATTTTGAACAGAAATTTTTTGATCACCAAACAAGCTAGACTGAGGTAAGTTCCTGCCTTATctccatcttcattttcttttgttttagatgaaaaattacATGTCTGTGTACTTGCATGATCAATTACCGTGTGTTCGTCAATTGACAATTATCGTAATGAGTTCCTATTAGCATGTCATGTAGGactacttttatttataaatcaaaattttttgtttagttttgtgtGTTTGCATGCTGCGAAAGAAAGCTGGGTTTCTTtgaatgtataaataaattctgttctgtttgttttttccctCTATTTTTGATGAGATAACAGCATGCTGGCAATGAAGTTTTGCATGATCATTCAAATATTATGGCTGAAACTGAGTTTCTGAACAGTTGAAAATTTATGGGTTGCAATTacatttcattacaaattaacatgaaCATTCTCATTGACATACATGCacggttaatgtttttttgccaaacacacaGCTTTTGTAAATGCTAAACATTGAGTGCTTTATTATTGTATTAGTCCACGGTTTATTTATGTGCCACaatttaattgatatcatttttattcatttcaaacttttgttaaatgttttaaaagataTCATGGAAGGGCTTGAATCTTCTGATAAGGCTGCTTGGACAAAGGAAATGTTGCatatattttgtgatatatGCATTAAGGCAATTGATATGGGAATGAGACCTAATACTCATTTCGATAAACCGGGGTGGAAATTTCTTATAACATCATTTAAAGAACAAACTGGGCATGCATTTACTaaaacacaattgaaaaacaaatgggatggaTGCAAAAAGGATTGGAGGATATGGAATAAGCTGGTTTCTGAAACCGGTGTTGGCTGGAATAGTGAATTAGGCACAATTGCAGCTAGTGATGAGTGgtggaaacaaaaaattcaggtaCATTCCTTGTCATCggcacaatttattttattattttcaaattccaGCCCTAAAATTTTACTAGTCTTGATCCTTcattactttatttaatttatatgcaggAAATTAGAGGAGCCAAAAAATTCAGACATGTCGGTATTGAGCCGtctttaaagaataaatttgacCGAATGTATTCCAACATTGTCGCAACTGGAGCGTTTGCATGGGCTCCTTCATCAGGTGTACCTGCTGGCAGTGGTGTTGATCCTGGTACAAGCAATGCCGACATTGCTGATGATGGTTTGGAAGAGGGCAGCGGTGATTCGGAGGAAGATGTGATTCCAGATTTCCAGACTGATATGGCTCGAATGGTTGGAGGGATACATATGTCTAGCAGCACCAATACAAAAAGCGgcgagaaaagaaaagaacgagaTCATTATGATGTGCgaggtagaaagaagaaaacatctgGAATTGGTGTTAAGTTGCTGACAAGGTGCAATCATCTACTTGAGAGTATGTCAACTAAGAGTGATTCGACGTCTGTTAATATGGATCGTGAAGGCTGTAGTATTCCCGAGGTCATGGCTGAACTGCACTCCATTCCTGGAGTTTCAGTTGACGATGATTTTCATGACTTCGCTACGGAGTATCTTAGtctaagaaggaaaagagaaatgtgGTCCAGTATGGGCGATATGCAACAGAAGTTGCGATGGTTGCAGCGAATGTATGAACGAAGTAAACGTGCTTAGCTGACAAGGTATTACTAAAGTATATTAACTGTTAATCAATTAAGTATGTTCAAGTGCTTAcaatatttatacatgttttgttttattgttgcaGAGTAATGGGATGCCGGTTTTTAAAAGAGTAGTTTCCATTTGCCGAAGTTTGTTCGAGGCATTGTATTTGCGGTAATTGATGAACTTTTTCTAGATAAACTGCTTTACGGGATTTAACAGACTTGTATGAGAAATTGTTGGTTGTAATGttgtattttatcaatgaattACAATGTTCAATGGTTAATGTTCAATGGTTGACATTTTAATGGAATTGGTTGGTAATTTACCTTAACTGATTTGTTAactatatatttgtatttgctGCCGTGAGGTCTGCTGGGAATAATAATACATGCTGCTGTGTTTCTTTCCTTAGCTgtacttttttcaatttgttagcaACTGTTAGATTAGGCATGAAAGGAGAAACCAAGATATATGCTTTGTATGAGATGGAgagagtaataataataaagaatcaaTAGGCAGCATTTATGTGTGCAtcgaatttaatatttgatgatatttgcTGCATTGTTTACCCCTTTAGGATTCATTGTCCAAATGGGAGAGGGGGGGATAAAAATGAACCaaggcaaataaaaaatgacagatTGTTGCTTATAATTTACCTTTACTGTTGATCCTTCTTTCTTTGCTGCCATGAGGTTTCATAATACATGCTGCTGTGTATCTTTCATTTGCagtaattttttcaattggtTAGCTAGAGATTGACGTGTTGCATACTGTTTTTGCCTTGGCTGTCTAGTGTTAGCTTGTGAGGTCTGAAACAACAACATCTTTTGCAaactgtttgtgtttttttcatggttgccGTGAGCTGTGATGGGACTAATGTTGttgctttttcttccttttctgtgtTGATGGTCTTCCTACTGGTTCAGTGACTTGTAATTGTTAGGAATGGGCAGCTACTGTTAGCTTGTGAGGTCTGAAAAAGCAACCCCTTTTGCAgtaattgtttgtgtttttttcatggttgccGTGAGCTGTGATGGGActaatgttgttgttttttcttccttttctgtgtTGCTTGTCTTCCTACTGGTTCAGTGAGTTttagctctgttttttttcctttaaacatGTCAGGATGGTGTACATGCATGTGCTGTAAAAGATGATTATATGAGCTGTAAAAGATGATTTATATGCTACTTTTACAGCACATGCATACATGTGAATGTACTGATTTTGAAAGCtgaaaaattgtaaaatatacgTAAAGAGGATtgaaattttctatataaagaggaATGTGTACATCATATTTTACAATGACATAGCTTTCTATAACAAGCTTCTAAAACCTTTCAATTGCACCAAATACAAGGAAGCAAGTAGAATACTTCTTTTTTGCTGGCTTTACAGGTATGGAAAAAAACTTATGTCGCACCAACTCTATgatagtatttttattgaatgttatttaattatttaaatatttttattaacaacatataattttgtttttgtttccatgtaattgaagttatggatgatccacgatttaataacatatttaatGAAGATTTCGATGGTAATTATGATGATGTAATGAACCGGATTGtagatcaaattaattatcctagttgTGGAGTTAGTGGTGCTTCAGTTGATGGTGCCGGAGATGATAGTAATGGAAACGACTCCGACGACAGtaatgacgacgacgacgatgaTGATGCCGACATTGACGGTGATAGTGATGATGACGATGCATTTATTATAAGGAGGCATTTTGATagggaaaaattaaat harbors:
- the LOC7494122 gene encoding uncharacterized protein LOC7494122 isoform X1 — its product is MLNIECFIIVLVHGLFMCHNLIDIIFIHFKLLLNVLKDIMEGLESSDKAAWTKEMLHIFCDICIKAIDMGMRPNTHFDKPGWKFLITSFKEQTGHAFTKTQLKNKWDGCKKDWRIWNKLVSETGVGWNSELGTIAASDEWWKQKIQEIRGAKKFRHVGIEPSLKNKFDRMYSNIVATGAFAWAPSSGVPAGSGVDPGTSNADIADDGLEEGSGDSEEDVIPDFQTDMARMVGGIHMSSSTNTKSGEKRKERDHYDVRGRKKKTSGIGVKLLTRCNHLLESMSTKSDSTSVNMDREGCSIPEVMAELHSIPGVSVDDDFHDFATEYLSLRRKREMWSSMGDMQQKLRWLQRMYERSKRA
- the LOC7494122 gene encoding uncharacterized protein LOC7494122 isoform X2 gives rise to the protein MEGLESSDKAAWTKEMLHIFCDICIKAIDMGMRPNTHFDKPGWKFLITSFKEQTGHAFTKTQLKNKWDGCKKDWRIWNKLVSETGVGWNSELGTIAASDEWWKQKIQEIRGAKKFRHVGIEPSLKNKFDRMYSNIVATGAFAWAPSSGVPAGSGVDPGTSNADIADDGLEEGSGDSEEDVIPDFQTDMARMVGGIHMSSSTNTKSGEKRKERDHYDVRGRKKKTSGIGVKLLTRCNHLLESMSTKSDSTSVNMDREGCSIPEVMAELHSIPGVSVDDDFHDFATEYLSLRRKREMWSSMGDMQQKLRWLQRMYERSKRA